In the Longimicrobium sp. genome, GACGCGTCGTTCGGCAAGGAGGGGCGGGCGGGCGCCTTCACCTCCACGCTCGCGGGGCTGCGGGACGTGGCGCCGGGCGCGGACTTCTCGCCGCGCTTCCGCACGGTGCACCTGGTCGGCGAGTACCGCGTGCCGCTGGCGAACACCGGCGCGCTGACGGGCGTCGGCCCCGTCTTCCGCTTCGACCATACCACGCCGGATACGGGGAACGACGTATCGTCGACCTTCGTCACCCCCGGCCTGAACCTGTACTTCGGCCGCAACGCCTGGGTGATGTTCAACTACGACGTGGTGATGCCCGGTGACCGGCTGGACCTGGGCCGCGGCGCGGGCGAGGCCGTGCACTCGTTCAAGTCGATGCTGCGCGTCTTCTTCTGACCGCGACCGGCCCGTCGCGATCGAAGCAGCCGCGAGCGCAGCGAGCCCCCGTCCCTCCCCCAGTCGGTTTTGGGGGAGGGACCGGCGCGAAGCGCCAGGGAGAGGGCGCGGATGCCGCGGCCGGCGCAGGAACCTGAGAAATCGAGCGATACCGACCGAATGCAGTCTACCTCCGACCTTCCCCCGCCCGGCGGCCTGATCGCCGAAGCCGCGCTCCCGGCGCGGGGGCGCTTCGCCTTCGCCTGGCACCGCAGCAGCGCGTCGGACCTGGTGTGGCGCGGGATGCTGGTGGCCTTCGGTCTCAGCATCCCCCTGCTGCTGCTGGGGATCGCGCTGCTGCTGACGCACGGCGCCATGCCCGCCATCTCCCACTTCGGCGGCGGGTTCGTGGGGAGCAGCGAGTGGAACCCGGTGAGCGACCGGTTCGGCGGGCTGCCGTTCATCTTCGGCACCGTCGGCTCGTCGCTGATCGCCGTTCTCATCGCCGTGCCGCTCTCCATCGGCCTGGCGCTCTTCCTCACCGAGCTGGCGCCGCGCTGGCTGGCCGCGCCCATCGCCTTCGCCACCGAGCTGCTGGCGGCCATCCCGTCGGTGGTCTACGGCCTGTGGGCGGTGTTCGTGCTCGTCCCCTTCCTGCGCGACCGAATCGAGACGCCGCTCTCCACGCGGCTCGGCGACCACATCGGCCTGTTCGAGGGGCCGGCGTACGGGCCCAGCCTGCTGGCCGGCGGGGTGATCCTGGCCATCATGATCGTCCCCTTCATCTCCGCGGTCAGCCGCGAGGTGATCGCCGCCGTGCCGCGCTCGCAGCGCGAGGCCGCGCTGGCGCTGGGGGCGACGAGATGGGAGTCGACCTGGCAGGTGGTGCTCCCCGCCGCGCGCGCGGGGCTGATCGGCGCGGTGATGCTGGGGCTTGGCCGCGCCATCGGCGAGACCATGGCGGTGACGATGGTGATCGGCAACACGCCGCAGATCCCCCACTCGCTGTTCGCCCCCGCGTACACCATGGCCAGCGTGCTCGCTAACGAGTTCGCCGAGGCGAGTGGAGATGTCCATCGCTCCGCGCTGATGCTGGTCGCCCTGCTCCTGCTCGGCGTGACGCTGGTGGTGAACGCGCTGGCGCGGCTCCTCGTCTGGCGCGTGAACGCGAGGAGGGCCGCGTGATGGCGAGCGTCGTCGAGGTGAGGGGGCGAATGAATTCGCTGCAACAACCACACGAAGTCCCCCTGCGGGGACTACAGGCTTTCGTGCGCACGAGGCCGGGGGGCGCGGAGCCAGCTTCGTCGCACAACCCGGGGAAGCCTTTCGCGCGCACCGAAGATTCGTCCGCGCCGCCGCCGGTAGTCCGCGAAGGCGGACTTCGTGTGGTTGTTGCCGCGAATTCATTCGCCCGTCCCAGCCGGACTGGTAGGGTGGTGATCTCCCGGCCCCACCGCCGGAGGCCCGCGTGAGCACCCTCACCTTCCGCGACCGGCGGCGGCGCACGACCAACGCGGTGATGCTCGCGCTCACCGGCGTGGCGGCCGTGCTGACGGTCGTCCCCCTCGTGCTGATCTTCGGCTACCTGATCCGCGAGGGCGCGTCGTCGCTCGACCTCGACTTCTTCACCCACACGCCGCGGCCCACCGGCGAGGTGGGCGGGGGGATGGCGAACGCGATCGTCGGCACCCTGACGATGGTCGGCCAAGCCGCGGTGATCGGCCTTCCCGTGGCCGTGCTCGCGGGCGTCTACCTGGCCGAGGCGCGCGCGAGCCGCCTGGCGACCATGGTCCGCTTCACCGCCGACGTGCTGAACGGCGTGCCCTCCATCGCCGTCGGCATCTTCGTCTACCTGCTGATCGTGGTGCCGACGGGGGGATTCAGCGCGCTCGCGGGCTCCGTGGCCCTGGCCACCATGCTGGTGCCGATGGTGACGCGGACCACGGAGGAGATGGTGCGCCTGGTCCCCCGCGAGCTCACCGAGGGCGGGCTGGCGCTCGGCCTCCCCCGCTGGCGCACCATGCTGGGGATCGTCCTCCCTGCCGCGCGCGGGGGGATCCTGACCGGCGCGCTGGTGGGCGTGGCCCGCATCGCGGGCGAGACGGCGCCGCTGCTGTTCACCGCGCTGGGGAACCAGTTCTGGCAGCTCGACCCGCGCCACCCCACGGCCGCGCTCCCGCTGCAGATCTTCAGCTATGCCATCAGCCCCTACGAAGACTGGCACCGGCAGGCCTGGGCCGGCGCGCTGGTGCTGATCCTCCTGGTGCTGGGCCTGAGCCTGGGCGCGCGGTTCGTGCTGGGGCGCGCGCAAAAGACCGCATGAACGAGACGATGAAGACCATGGATGCTTCGCCCGCGCACTCGAGGCCGCTGGCCGCCGCGCCGGAATCCGGGCACGCACCGCGACCCGTGGTGGCGCACGCCGCGGCGGCGGAGGCGGCGGAGACGCCGGCCGGACCCGCCGCGCCGGCGGTGGAGGCGCGCGACTTCTCCTTCTGGTACGGCGCCGCGCAGGCGCTGCACAACATCGACCTGGAGATCCCCGCGCGCAGGGTGACGGCGCTGATCGGGCCGTCGGGGTGCGGCAAGAGCACCTTCCTGCGCTCCATCAACCGCATGAACGACCTGATCCCCGGCGTGCGCCACGCGGGCGACATCCGCCTGGGCGGCCGCAGCGTGTACGACCGCGGCGAGGACGTCGTCCATCTCCGCAAGCGCGTGGGGATGGTGTTCCAGAAGTCCAACCCGTTCCCCAAGTCGATCTACGACAACGTCGCGTACGGCGTGCGGGTGAACGGGCTGGCGCGCCGGCGCCGCGATCTCGACGACATCGTGGAGAGCTCGCTCCGCCGTGCCGCGCTCTGGGACGAGGTGCGCGACCGGCTGCAGAAGAGCGCGCTTGGGCTCTCGGGCGGGCAGCAGCAGCGGCTCTGCATCGCCCGGGCGCTGGCGGTGCGCCCCGAGGTGCTGCTGATGGACGAGCCGGCCTCCGCCCTCGACCCCGTCGCCACGCAGAAGATCGAGGAGCTGATCTACGAGCTGAAGGACGAGTACACGATCGTCATCGTGACCCACAACATGCAGCAGGCGGCGCGCGTCTCCGACATCACCGCCTTCTTCTACCTTGGCCGGCTCATCGAGGTGGGGAAGACGGAGCAGATCTTCACCAACCCGCGCGAGGAGCGCACAGAGGCCTACGTCACCGGGAGGTTCGGATGAGCCCCATGCCCGGCGTCCGCCACTTCCACGAGGAGCTGGCGCGGCTGAAGACGCGGCTGCTGGACATGAGCGCGCTGGCCGAGGACCTGGTGGGCGCCGCCGTCGACGCGCTGCAGGAGCGCGACGAGGAGAAGGCGCTGGAGGTGGTGGCCCGCGACAGCGAGCTGGACGCGCTGGAGACGGAGATGGACGACCTCTGCATCCAGCTCCTGGCCACGCAGCAGCCCATGGCGCGCGACCTCCGGCTGATCACCATGGCGATGAAGATCAGCAACGACCTGGAGCGCGTGGGCGACCACGCGGTCAACATCGCCGAGGGGGTGCCGCACCTGGTGAACGCGCCGACGTTCACCGACCTCCCGGAGATCGAGGAGATGGCGCGGATGGCCAGGGAGATGCTCTCCGACGCGCTCGACTGCTTCGTGCGTGCCGACGCCCCCGGCGCGCTCGAGGTCATCCAGCGCGACGACCGCGTGGACCAGATGCAGGACTCGCTCTACCGCATCCTGCTGACGCACATGATGGAGGACCCGCGGCGCATCGGCCCGTCGCTCAGCCTGTTCCTCGTCTCGCGCAACCTGGAGCGCATCGCCGACCTCGCCACGAACATCGCCGAGGACGTCGTCTTCCTGGTCGAAGGCCGCAACATCAAGCACGGCCCCCGCATCGAGCTGAACTGAGGCCGGTCGATTCTCACGCGGAGACGCGGAGGCGCGGAGAACTCATCGCGGTTCTCCGCGCCGTCGCGTTCCATCCGACGTCATCCTGAGGCCGTAACCGACGTGTACGCAAGCGCTTGCAGGCCGAAGGATCTATCACCGCGTCCGCACGACAGCCTCCGATTCGCAACGAAAACGGGCCCGCGGTTCCTCACCGCGGGCCCTCACTCCGCACTCCCCTCATCCCCGTCCCCGGTTCGCCCACGGGTCCTCGCGCTTCCACGTGGTGGCGTGCGGCGAGTAGAGGAAGACCAGTCCGCCGTTCTTGATGCGCGGGATCAGCGTGCGCGCACGGGTAGGCGACACGGCGGGGCACCCCTCGCTGCGGCCCGCGCGGTCGCCGTTCACGTACGGTGCGCCGTGCACCACCACGCCGCGCTCCCGGGCCCGCGCGTTGAAGCGGCCCGACAGCCCGCGCAGCCGCAGCCCCGTGGAAGTGTAGCGGCGCCCGCCGCTGCGGCCGCTGAAGCGGTACGTCTCCTGGGCCAGGAACAGCCCCAGCGACGTGGCCTCGCTCCCCCGGCGGTTGCTGAAGATCCGCGGCACCCCGCCGCGCGCCCGGCTCCCACGCCCGTGCGCCACGCGGAACGGCCCCTCCACGATCTTCAGCTCGCGCATGTCGAACACGTAGCCGCGCGGCGTCTCGGCGTCGAGGCCGTAGTCCACGAAGTACAGGTACGGCTTGCGCACGTTCTCGGGGTGCGCGGCCCTGTACGCGTAGTACGCGCGGAACGCCATCCGCAGTGCGTCGCGGTCGCTGGTTTCGATGCGGCTTCCCAATCGCGCCAGCGCCCGCTGCACGCGCAGCGCCTGCGGCCCCATCTCCGGCCGCGCCGCCGAGATCACCGCGCGCGACGTGCGCAGCACCGCCTCGGCGCGCGGATGCTCGGATCGGCCGCGGGTGGACGAGCGGTTTCGTCGTGGCGCGGTGTCGGCGTGGGCGTGCGGCGGCGTGGCGCGGACGGACGGCGCGGGCGTGGCGGCGGCCGCGGTCCGGCCCCCGCCGAACACCATGGCCGCGGCGACGAACGCAAGCAGTGTGGGAGCTCGCATCGCTGCTACTCTCGGCATGCTCGGACGCACGGCATGGCCGCCCGCGCCCGGTGGGCTGGATTGGTTTGGAATCTCGTTGCGCGGCCCCGGGGGGATCGGCCTGCTATGGCCGACGGGTCAAGCGCAATCCACGGCTGTGGTTGTGTGTCACCGGATTGTAGTGGCGGAAGAGCGCCGTGTCAAACACGATTTTCATTAAAAAATCGCGGCAATGCGGGGGGATGAGGATGCACTTCGGGCTCGTCTCTTCCGCGCGGCGGCCGACAGGTCATCTATCTCCTGTAGAAGCGGTAGTAGATGTCCTGCGACCCTTCCGGCCCCTGGACCCACACGCCCAGGTAGACGCCGGCCGTGGGCGTCGCCGCCACCTTGTACGAATACCCCGAGGGCGGGAGCGTGCTTTCCGTCACCCCCGACGGGTACTTGGCGGCGTTCGCGACCGGGTCCTCGAACGCGCGGGGCGTTCCGTGCCGCGTCGAGAGCCAGAGGAACGACCACTCGCCCGCGTGGCTCTCGAACAGCGCGGGGAACAGGTTGACGACGTCGCCGCTCTCGCTCGTCAGCCGCGCGGCGGGCGACCACGCGCGCCCGTCGGACGAGGTCGAGTAGAAGAGGTCCGACTTGGGGTTCAGCCAGGGGAGGATCTGCCGCGTGTCGTGCCGCACCCACACCAGCGTCACGTGGTCGCCGGTGCGGGCGGCGAAGGGGAGGTGGTCGTGCTCGGCGGCACTGTTGACCGCCACGAGCGCCACCGGCGGATCCCAGGCGGCCTGCCCCGGCCGCCGCGTGGAGAGGTAGAGCTCGTTCGCCGGGTTCGCGTCGCGCTTGTCGCTGACGAAAACGACCACGAGCGTGCCGTCCGGCGCCTGCGCCAGGGTCGGCACCCAGTCGTCCACGTCGGCCCCGGTGGTCACCGGGACCTCGGCGGCCGGGCTCCACGTCACGCCGTCGGGCGAGCTGTTGTACCAGATGTTGCCGCGGAAAAGCGCGTTCCAGCGGAACCAGACCAGGTGGAACGTCCCCTGATCGTCCTGGATGAGGCTGGGGTTGAAGTCGCCGTCGGGGCTGGTGGTGACGCGCGCCGGCGCGCTCCACGTCGTGCCGTCGCGCGTGCTCGCGACGTAGATGTCCGCGTTGCCGCCGCGGTCCGAGAACCACGCCACCACCATCCGCCCGTCGCGCGCGCGGACGACGCTCGGGTCCTCGTCCTTCGTGGGGCTGCCGGTGGAAAGGAGGCGGGGCTCGGTGGGCTGGAACTGCGCGCCGCTGTTGCCGCCGCCGCCGGGGCCGGAGGGATGGCGGCGGCACGCCGGCAGCAGGAGGAGGAGAATCGCGGCCAACCACGTCAGGCGCAGCGTTCGCATCGGTACCTCCCGGTCGCTCCATCCAGCCTAAGCAGGAGGCCGCCGGGGGTCAACCGCGCTCGGCGTGGCCTTCCGGTACACAGTCAGACACACTAGCTCGCCTTTGGGGTCGCGCACCTCCCAGTACCGGCTCTTGCGCTGCTTTTGGATCTGGAAGGTGGCGGGCGGGGTTCGTCTACGTGTCGGCCATCGTGCACCTCCGCCCGTCTTTGACCGCGGCGGCCCAGCAGGGCCAGCTTCGGCGAGCGGGTCGTCTTCCTTCTCGTTGTTAACAAATCCCGACTGCGCGAGGAAACAAGATGCCTGTGGAACAGCCAATTACGCTTTCCAAAGAAGACTTTGACCGACTGGAGTGGCAAGACGTGCCTTCTACTGATGAGGATGAGCGGGTCCTCGATTACGCGAACCCGTACTACGACCGTGCAAATGATGCGTTTACGCGCGGTGATGCGCGTTCGGAAGCTGCCTTTCGGCTACTGGCCGATCTATGTTCGTTTAAACTAGAGTTGGAGAGTTACGAAAATCCATTCCGTCCTTGGCTCTGGACCGATACCGTCCGCTCCGCGTCGCCTGATTCCATCAGCCAAGATCACGTTGAGGTACTGCGTGAACTTGCCCCTCTTGTGAGTGATGCTGCGTTGCGTGCGCGGATCGCCGACTTCGTCTGGGTTCGCGGTCGTGGGTACCCGACCGCTCAGATCGCTGTAGCTGCGTACCTTGAACTCGCCAAACCGTTAGAAGATACAGATCCGAGTTGGCCGGGACCTATTCGCTACCTGGAACGTGGATTACAAATCGCGCTTCAGCTTAGTAGAAATAGTGAACCCTATCAGACCGTCTCGACTTTCATCCTAAACTTGTTAAGAGCGCGCGTTGGTACAGAGACCGGCTTCCTATCAAAGCAGTTGCTTTCCTTGGCAGCCAAACACCGTATTGGTGATGCGTCTGAGCTGTACGACATTGCAGTGATGATTGCTTCGCGAGCCGAAACTCAAAGTGGTTGGCACAAGGCTGAACAGTACTGGCAAGTGGCAACTGAACTCGCTCGGGGAGAACAGGAAAAGCGACGAGAAGCTTTTCGCCGACTCGCGGAGTGCTACGTCGGACGGGCACACGAGGCCGCTAAACAGCCCCACATTGGGAATGTCACTGCAGCAACATACCTGGAGCATGCGATCGAAGCACTTCGTCGCGAGGGTGGTTTCTCCGAGCGAGTGGATGAACTCCATGTTGAGATGATGGAGTATCAACGGAAGATCCCTGAATCGTTGGTGCCGGTATCATCCTCGATCGACATAACAAGAGTAGTCGCTGAGGCTGAAGAAGCTGTGACGGATAAATCGCTTCAGGAAGCTCTTCTCTCGTTTGCCTTGCTTGCAGATATTCCTAAATATTCCAACCTTTTGGAAGATGCTGATGAGAGTTCAAGGCGGTATCTGTTCAAATCGTTTTTCCCATCCGTACAGTTGAACCGCGAAGGGAAAGTGATTGATCGACAGGGCCCACTTCATGTCTCTGATCCCGAGCAACGCGAAGCCGTGCTTCGCAAGGACATGCTCCAAACAGCGACGCTCCATTATCAGGTTTCTGGTCGCGCGGTGATTGACCCAGCCCGGCGACGCATCATGGAAGAGCATGGTCTCCGAATCGAGGATTTCTTCTGGATCGTGTCCAACAACCCGCTGGTTCCCCAAGGGCGAGAAATGTTATTCGCCGAAGCGTTCTACGCTGGATTTGCCGGCGACATGACGAAAGCGATCCCGCTGCTCGTCTTCCAGCTGGAGAATTCCATTCGTGAACTACTTGTTGGCGCTGGCGTGATCGTTACTGCGATTGACAACGAAGGTATCCAGTCGGAGCGTGGCCTGAATTGGCTACTCTTTCAACCCAAGCTCAAGGAGTTGCTGGGAGAGGACATAGTCTTCGCTCTTCAGGGGCTTCTCGTAGAAAAGTTCGGCTCTAATATCCGCAACGACGTTGCGCATGGGTTGATTTCATACGAAGAGTACTTCAGCTACGTTGCCTTATATCTCTGGTGGCTAAGTTTTCGACTAGTCTGTATCCCTGCCTTGAATGCAATTACTCGCGGAAAGGTGGAAGCTTCCAACGAATCCCCAGAAGCTTCAGTGGAGGTGGAGGAGACCAGAGACACAGGTCGGGAGGAAAGCTAATAGGCCACGATACGGGAACGGGTGTCCATTTGCGTTGACTTCGTCCTGCGTGCTGTGTTTGCGCCCGATCCTTACCCCCGGCCCGCAACTTGCCTTTCTCGCGGGCGACGTAAACCGCCGCCCGGCTACCGCTTGCTTGCAGCGGGCCGCGGCGGCGAGTTACAATGCAGGCCGATCCCCCAGTCCCTGACGGACCCCGACCAGGTCGCTGATGCCCTCATCCGAGCCCGGACGCGACCCCGACTCCCGACACCCTGAGGCCGCCTATCAGCCCCTCCCGCTCGAGGGGCTGCACGTGGCCGACCCCGTGCAGCAGCTCCTCGAGGAGGTGGTCGAGGAGACGGAGCCGCGCTCGCTGGCCTACGGCAGCAACATGCGCGGCCGCATCGCCATCGTCACGGGCGGGGCCACGGGGATCGGCAAGGCCATCGCGCTGGAGTTCGCGCGGCACGGGGTGCACGTGGCGTTCAACTGGTACCAGTACGACCAGCGCGGCGAGATCCGCGACGAGGCCCAGCAGACGGCGCGCGAGATCACGCACATGGAGGTGCGCGTCCACCACGCCGAGTGCGACGTGCGCGACCCGCGCGCGGTCGACCGCTTCGTGGCCGAGGCGGTGGAGCAGCTGGGCGGCGTCAACATCCTGGTGAACAACGCCGGCATCGCGCGCGACCGGGCGCTCTGGCGGCTGACCGACGAGCAGTGGCGCTCGGTGCTCGACACCAACCTGACCGGCGCCTTCCACATGATCCGCGCGGTCAGCCCCATCTTCCGCAAGCAGCACGACGGCAAGGTGGTCAACGTCAGCAGCGTGCACGGGATCCGCAGCGAGTTCGGGCTGGCCAACTACAGCGCCAGCAAGGCGGGGCTCCTCGGGCTCACGCGGTCGGCGGCGCTGGAGCTGGGCCCCAGCAACGTGAACGTGAACGCGGTGGCGCCGGGATACATCCGCACCACGCGCCTCACCAGCGGCGTGCCGGCCGAGATCCTGGACAGCGCGCGCGAGCGGGCCGTGCTGGGGCGGCTGGGCGATCCGCAGGACGTGGCCAACGTGGTGGTGTTCCTCTGCAGCGAGTACGCGCGCCACATCACCGGCGCCGTGATCCCGGTCGACGGCGGCCACCTGCTCTGATCCTGGCATCTGCTGATGAAGAGCGGGCTTTGGGCGTGTTTGGCGCTGAGACGCCAAAGCGGGCTGCGCGCGCCGTAGGCCACGATACTACTGTGGCCAACGGCGCCGGGCCGCCGCCGCGCCGGCCATCCCCGCGGACGCCGGGCGACGGAGCACGCGCGGCGCCGTCCCGGCCCTCCGGGCGCGCATCCCTCACGCGCGGGGGCGATTCGAGGGGCGGGCAGCGGGCGTCTCCGCGGCCGCGGGCGGCCCCCTCCCCCCGACCCCTTTCCCCCGCTTCGCAGGGGCGGGGGAGAACTCAGCGACGGCGCCCACACCCGAGCCACACGCCACACCCGAATGCCTGTGCCGCACCCGCACCGCCATCACCCGATGTCCGATCTCCGTCCGTCGCGCCGTCGCGTCGCCATCCGCGCGCTGATCCTCGCGCTCGCCGCGATTGCGCCCGCGTGCGGCGGCCGTGGGACGCCGCCGGGCGGCCCCGCACCCACGCCGAAGCTCGCCGAGACCGTCGGCCCGATGGACATCGCCGGGCAGCGCGTGCTGGTGCTGCCGGTGCAGACGGTCGCCGGCGTGCCGCAGACGCGCGCCGATGCCACTCGCGAGCTGCTGTTCGCGCTCGGCGAGCGCAACGCGCGGGTGCGCTGGATCGAGCCGGACCAGCTCCGCTCCGCGCTCCGCCGCTCGCCGGGATACGCGGACGACCCCGACGTCCTCCCCTCCGACGCGTTCCGCCACCATCGCGAGCGCTACGTGGTGGAGCCGCTGGGAGGCCTGCTGCGCCGCTACTCCGCGCTGATGGACGCGCGCCTGGTGATGATCCCGCAGAGCGCCACCTGGCTCCCCGCCGCGGCGGGCGACGGCAGCGGCAACGTGCGCATGGCCGCGGTGATGATCGACACCCGCACCGGCAACGTCGTCTGGTACGGCGAGGCCGACGGCCCGCAGCGCCCCACCGCCGATGCCAGCGCCCTCCCCGGCGCCGCCGCCGCGCTCGCCGGACGGATGCTGGTGGCGGCGTCGAACTGACGCCGGCGCGGGCGCTGGCGATCTCGACGGCGGGGCGCTGCGCGCGTTCCCCCCCCACCCCCGGCCCCTCCCCCACAGGTGGGGAGGGATGGGGGAGGGGAGAACAGCAACAAATCCCTCGCCCGGCTTCGGCGCGAGGGATTTTGCATTCTCTCCGCATCCGCGTATGTTGCGCCCCGCGCGAACCCACCGATGCCGAGCGGATGCGTGTCATCCGCGTGGATGCGGCCGCGGGAGTCCGCGAAGGCGGACTTCGGGCCGTTGTTGCCGCGAATTCATTCGCCCCGCAACTCCCCCTCGCGCGGTGTTTGCATCGCCCTGAACACGACCAGCACCGCCCGCGACCCGGCGGTGCGCTTCGACTAGAGAACCGGAATGGCGCAGACAGTCACCCTCATCCCCGGTGACGGGATCGGCCCCGAGATCACCGAGTCGGTGGTGCGCATCCTCGAGGCCGCGGGCGCGGAGCTCCAGTGGGACGAGCAGATCGCCGGCGAGACCGCGCTCAAGCAGGCCGGCGACCCGCTTCCCAAGGCCACCATCGACTCCATCAAGAAGCACTGCGTCGCCCTGAAAGGCCCGCTGACCACGCCCAGCGGCACCGGCTTCCGCTCCATCAACGTGGCGCTGCGCCAGGAGTTCGAGCTGTACGCCAACGTCCGCCCCGCGCGCACGCTGGTGGCCGGCGGGCGCTACGAGGACATCGACCTGGTGCTGATCCGCGAGAACACCGAGGGGCTGTACAGCGGCGTGGAGCACTACATCGGCATCGGCAGCGACCCGCGCGCCGCCGCCGAGAGCGTGATGCTGGTCACCCGCTTCGGCGTCAACCGCATCCTGCGCTACGCCTTCGAATACGCGGTGCGGATGGGGCGGAAGAAGGTGACGCTCGCGCACAAGGCCAACATCCTCAAGTACACGCAGGGCCTCTTCCTGGACATGGGCCGGGAGATCGCGAAGGAGTACGAGGGGAAGGTGGAGTTCGAGGACCGCATCATCGACGCGACGGCGATGCTGCTGGTGATGGACCCCTACCGCTTCGACGTGATCGTCTGCGAGAACATGTTCGGCGACATCCTCTCCGACCAGATCGCGGGACTCGTCGGCGGGCTGGGCCTGGCGCCCGGCGCCAACATCGGCGAGGACGCGGCCATCTTCGAGGCGGTGCACGGCTCCGCGCCCGACATCGCGGGGCAGGGGAAGGCCAATCCGGCTGCGCTGCTGATGGCGGCGCTGATGATGCTGGACCACCTGGGGCAGCGCGAGCCGGCGCAGCGCATCCGCACCGCGCTCGAGGCCGCCATCCGCGAAAAGGACAGCCTGACGCCGGACCTGAAGGGGAGCGGCACCACGCAGACCTTCACCGACGCGGTCGTGCGGCGGCTGGGGTGAAAGACGGGGCGATGAGCGACGCGGGCGAGAGCTTCGACTGCCGCAGCTGCGGCCGCACCATCACGGGCGAGACGCCCGACAGCCACGGCTGGTGCAAGGCGTGCCGCGCCGCGGTCGTGCGCCGGTCGACGATCATGGCCGTCTTCCCCGGGGTGGTGGTGCTGGCGCTCTACCTCTGGCTGCTCGACCACTTCGGTCTCTGGGACTCCACCTTCCTGATCGTGTGGATCGCGCTGGGGCTGGCGCTGGGGTACGTGGCGTTCAAGGTGGCCCGCCGCGTGTTCTTCGACGTGGTCCGCAGCCGCGGCGTCCGCGTCCGCGCCAGGCGAGGCTGAGATGGCCGCCTTCCGCACCGGACCCTGGCTGAACATCGTGGCCGCCATCCTCGGCGGCATCATGTTCGGCTTCGGCCTCGGCCGCTTCGCGAACCACCCGTCGGTCGCGCCGGGCGTGCTCGCCCTGGTCGGCCTGCTCGTGCTCTGGTACGCCGTCTCCGACCGCCGCAAGGCCCGCCGCGACACGCCGGAAAGCGAGACACACGGGCATACGGTGGAATAGCTTCCGAATCCCTGCGTACGAACGGCGCCCGGTCCACGCGACCGGGCGCCGTTGTTTCACGGATCAGGTTTCCCTGGCTCAGGGGCAAATCCGGCACGGGTTGCCCGTGCCACAGCTGCCGTTCCAGCAGGTGTACTGCTCGCAGCGCGTATTCTCGGTGAGCATTCCGTCCTCCGCGCCCTTTACCGTTCCGGCGCCGGCGGCCTCGGCCGGAAGCACCTCGAACCCGTTCACCTGGATGTCCTCGAGCTTCAGCTTGATCTTGTCCATTGACAAAACTCCTCCCGAGATGAGTTCAATCCCCACTGCGGACCGTTGTGTCGCAAAGAGGATGAGGCAAGATAGCCAAGTCAAATTTTTGCGTCAAGAAAGTGCGTTATAGGGACTAAACTGCGAATGTTTAGTCTGCCTGATCGCGGATTGTGCGCTGGCCGAGGGAGTGCGGTGGAACCCGCAGTCGGGGACGGCGCCGGACGATCCGGGCTC is a window encoding:
- the pstC gene encoding phosphate ABC transporter permease subunit PstC, which gives rise to MQSTSDLPPPGGLIAEAALPARGRFAFAWHRSSASDLVWRGMLVAFGLSIPLLLLGIALLLTHGAMPAISHFGGGFVGSSEWNPVSDRFGGLPFIFGTVGSSLIAVLIAVPLSIGLALFLTELAPRWLAAPIAFATELLAAIPSVVYGLWAVFVLVPFLRDRIETPLSTRLGDHIGLFEGPAYGPSLLAGGVILAIMIVPFISAVSREVIAAVPRSQREAALALGATRWESTWQVVLPAARAGLIGAVMLGLGRAIGETMAVTMVIGNTPQIPHSLFAPAYTMASVLANEFAEASGDVHRSALMLVALLLLGVTLVVNALARLLVWRVNARRAA
- the pstA gene encoding phosphate ABC transporter permease PstA — its product is MSTLTFRDRRRRTTNAVMLALTGVAAVLTVVPLVLIFGYLIREGASSLDLDFFTHTPRPTGEVGGGMANAIVGTLTMVGQAAVIGLPVAVLAGVYLAEARASRLATMVRFTADVLNGVPSIAVGIFVYLLIVVPTGGFSALAGSVALATMLVPMVTRTTEEMVRLVPRELTEGGLALGLPRWRTMLGIVLPAARGGILTGALVGVARIAGETAPLLFTALGNQFWQLDPRHPTAALPLQIFSYAISPYEDWHRQAWAGALVLILLVLGLSLGARFVLGRAQKTA
- the pstB gene encoding phosphate ABC transporter ATP-binding protein PstB, whose translation is MKTMDASPAHSRPLAAAPESGHAPRPVVAHAAAAEAAETPAGPAAPAVEARDFSFWYGAAQALHNIDLEIPARRVTALIGPSGCGKSTFLRSINRMNDLIPGVRHAGDIRLGGRSVYDRGEDVVHLRKRVGMVFQKSNPFPKSIYDNVAYGVRVNGLARRRRDLDDIVESSLRRAALWDEVRDRLQKSALGLSGGQQQRLCIARALAVRPEVLLMDEPASALDPVATQKIEELIYELKDEYTIVIVTHNMQQAARVSDITAFFYLGRLIEVGKTEQIFTNPREERTEAYVTGRFG
- the phoU gene encoding phosphate signaling complex protein PhoU; the encoded protein is MSPMPGVRHFHEELARLKTRLLDMSALAEDLVGAAVDALQERDEEKALEVVARDSELDALETEMDDLCIQLLATQQPMARDLRLITMAMKISNDLERVGDHAVNIAEGVPHLVNAPTFTDLPEIEEMARMAREMLSDALDCFVRADAPGALEVIQRDDRVDQMQDSLYRILLTHMMEDPRRIGPSLSLFLVSRNLERIADLATNIAEDVVFLVEGRNIKHGPRIELN
- a CDS encoding murein L,D-transpeptidase catalytic domain family protein → MRAPTLLAFVAAAMVFGGGRTAAAATPAPSVRATPPHAHADTAPRRNRSSTRGRSEHPRAEAVLRTSRAVISAARPEMGPQALRVQRALARLGSRIETSDRDALRMAFRAYYAYRAAHPENVRKPYLYFVDYGLDAETPRGYVFDMRELKIVEGPFRVAHGRGSRARGGVPRIFSNRRGSEATSLGLFLAQETYRFSGRSGGRRYTSTGLRLRGLSGRFNARARERGVVVHGAPYVNGDRAGRSEGCPAVSPTRARTLIPRIKNGGLVFLYSPHATTWKREDPWANRGRG
- a CDS encoding sialidase family protein, translated to MRTLRLTWLAAILLLLLPACRRHPSGPGGGGNSGAQFQPTEPRLLSTGSPTKDEDPSVVRARDGRMVVAWFSDRGGNADIYVASTRDGTTWSAPARVTTSPDGDFNPSLIQDDQGTFHLVWFRWNALFRGNIWYNSSPDGVTWSPAAEVPVTTGADVDDWVPTLAQAPDGTLVVVFVSDKRDANPANELYLSTRRPGQAAWDPPVALVAVNSAAEHDHLPFAARTGDHVTLVWVRHDTRQILPWLNPKSDLFYSTSSDGRAWSPAARLTSESGDVVNLFPALFESHAGEWSFLWLSTRHGTPRAFEDPVANAAKYPSGVTESTLPPSGYSYKVAATPTAGVYLGVWVQGPEGSQDIYYRFYRR